A window of Primulina tabacum isolate GXHZ01 chromosome 4, ASM2559414v2, whole genome shotgun sequence contains these coding sequences:
- the LOC142542947 gene encoding uncharacterized protein LOC142542947 produces the protein MGSFRGHIVPGTLFLVVGIWHMWCSVARYVSNPKSFRFRVWNPVPGFNGRIKYLELYVVTIGGFIDLCIEFLYSTHLKIFVHGSLNPSHMNNFEHSGMLLMFFIFGIVALLSETTSFLPLPDGALSLIASAAFTAECLLFYFHSTTHKGLEGCYHFILVLLISLCILSAIAGVFSPTSFPVDLCSGIAITLQGLWFYQTAFSLYGPMVPEGCWLQDNEITCRSTEHEIHGELLANFQLFVLVFCVLVAVVGAYVFAEMRLNRTPNLVNSPASLEH, from the exons ATGGGTTCTTTCCGGGGGCATATTGTACCAGGGACGTTGTTTCTTGTTGTTGGGATATGGCATATGTGGTGTTCTGTGGCCAGATATGTATCAAATCCTAAGTCGTTTCGATTTAGAGTTTGGAACCCTGTTCCAGGTTTTAATGGGAGGATTAAGTACTTAGAGCTTTATGTCGTTACAATTGGAGGATTCATTGATCTGTGCATAGAATTTTTGTATTCAACGCATCTCAAGATCTTTGTTCATGGAAGCTTGAATCCTTCTCATATGAACAACTTCGAGCACTCTGGGATGCTACTCATGTTCTTCATCTTTGGTATCGTCGCACTGCTTTCTGAGACGACGAG TTTTCTCCCTTTGCCCGATGGAGCATTAAGCTTGATAGCTTCAGCAGCTTTCACCGCAGAGTGTCTCTTGTTTTACTTCCACTCTACGACCCATAAAGGCCTTGAGGGATGTTACCACTTCATCCTAGTACTTCTTATATCCCTCTGTATACTATCTGCAATAGCTGGAGTTTTCTCGCCCACCAGTTTTCCAGTTGATTTATGCAGCGGCATTGCCATAACACTTCAAGGCCTTTGGTTCTATCAGACTGCATTCTCCCTCTACGGTCCAATGGTGCCAGAGGGATGCTGGCTTCAGGATAATGAGATCACGTGCCGATCAACTGAACATGAGATCCATGGCGAGTTGCTTGCTAATTTCCAGCTATTCGTTCTAGTTTTTTGCGTTCTTGTAGCAGTCGTGGGTGCATACGTTTTCGCAGAGATGAGATTGAATCGTACGCCAAATCTTGTGAACTCGCCTGCTTCATTGGAACACTGA